A region from the Bactrocera dorsalis isolate Fly_Bdor chromosome 1, ASM2337382v1, whole genome shotgun sequence genome encodes:
- the LOC105229376 gene encoding T-box protein H15 isoform X1, with amino-acid sequence MLLSNSSSEAQQQQQTASASSPQTHFRQQKLHDNQHHQSQQERRNFANNNNNNNYYYHNEKHNLNYLPANVTQQVPTPASASASSKSTPTTAAAAAVAAAAAAATLLLNQSGVFATTADAATRTATATTNIINGNSSVGATDFSIAAIMARGANASSREPSERSLSPLSVEPYPEPDDDVDVDVDVVDCSDSESPSGRAMRAHHRHQLQQQHLPQAHHKLQRHAHHSQHSASVSNGDSTGVQQQQARRSSSRGRASPQSPNSSTANDEDRLSPEPAQVKRKSAPKIVGSCNCDELLPVQCHLETKELWDKFHELGTEMIITKTGRRMFPTVRVSFSGPLRQIQPPDRYAVVLDVVPMDSRRYRYAYHRSSWLVAGKADPPPPARLYPHPDCPISVEALRKQVVSFEKVKLTNNEMDKNGQIVLNSMHRYQPRIHLVRLAHGQNIPTNPKDLQELDHKTFVFPETVFTAVTAYQNQLITKLKIDSNPFAKGFRDSSRLTDFDRDPMDSFLLEQHLRSPLRFFPDPLMAQLSPQEADAASLAFLEKARQHLQMFGRSPYTEMLLPQLYQRPPVLNAFNIGMWQQQWPQLTAGFIASANQQAVAAQAAAAAAAAANACRTPPPPPPSSIMVGVPPPPPATTPSSSGSASPDMRIRHFQRYSPYQVPHPQQQQQQVPQQPPPLTRSPPL; translated from the exons ATGCTTCTGAGCAACAGCTCGTCTgaagcacagcaacaacaacaaaccgcaTCAGCGTCATCGCCGCAAACCCACTTTAGACAGCAGAAGCTGCACGATAATCAACACCACCAGAGTCAACAGGAAAGACGAAATTtcgccaacaataacaataacaacaactactactacCATAACGAAAAGCATAATCTGAATTATTTGCCCGCTAACGTGACACAACAGGTCCCGACACCAGCGTCAGCCTCAGCATCATCGAAATCCACACCCACCaccgctgccgccgccgccgtgGCAGCAGCCGCTGCAGCTGCCACATTGTTGTTAAACCAATCTGGCGTTTTCGCAACAACTGCCGACGCGGCAACTAGAACAGCGACAGCCACCACAAATATCATCAACGGTAATTCCAGTGTCGGCGCCACGGATTTCTCAATCGCTGCGATAATGGCGCGAGGCGCGAACGCCTCGAGCCGCGAACCATCCGAAAGGAGCTTGA GTCCGCTTTCGGTGGAACCCTATCCCGAGCCAGACGATGACGTCGATGTGGATGTGGACGTGGTGGACTGTAGCGACTCCGAGTCGCCGTCGGGGCGCGCAATGCGTGCCCATCACCGCCATCAGTTGCAGCAACAGCACCTGCCACAGGCGCACCACAAACTACAACGGCACGCGCACCACAGTCAGCATAGCGCCAGTGTTAGTAACGGTGATAGCACCGgtgtacaacaacagcaagcaagGCGTAGCAGCAGTCGGGGGCGTGCTTCACCGCAGAGCCCCAACAGCTCCACCGCGAACGACGAGGATCGCCTGTCGCCGGAGCCCGCGCAGGTAAAACGCAAA TCTGCACCGAAAATTGTTGGCTCCTGCAACTGTGATGAGCTGCTGCCGGTGCAATGTCACCTGGAGACGAAGGAACTGTGGGACAAGTTCCACGAATTGGGCACTGAGATGATAATCACCAAAACGGGGAG ACGTATGTTTCCCACCGTGCGCGTCAGCTTCTCAGGCCCTCTGCGTCAGATACAACCACCCGACCGTTACGCTGTGGTGTTGGATGTTGTGCCGATGGATTCACGACGCTATCGATATGCTTATCACCGCTCATCATGGCTAGTTGCGGGCAAAGCGGATCCACCGCCGCCAGCGCGGCTTTATCCACATCCCGATTGTCCCATAAGTGTGGAGGCGCTGAGAAAGCAAGTGGTCTCCTTCGAGAAAGTGAAACTGACAAATAACGAAATGGACAAAAATGGGCAG ATCGTACTGAACTCCATGCACCGTTACCAGCCGCGCATACATCTAGTGCGGCTCGCCCATGGGCAGAATATACCCACAAACCCGAAGGACCTGCAGGAGCTGGACCACAAAACTTTCGTTTTTCCGGAGACGGTATTCACAGCGGTCACGGCTTACCAAAATCAATTAATCACAAAGTTGAAAATCGACTCAAACCCATTCGCAAAGGGATTTCGTGACTCTTCGCGTCTGACGGACTTTGATCG CGACCCCATGGACTCATTTTTGCTCGAGCAGCACCTGCGCTCGCCGCTGCGCTTCTTTCCCGACCCGTTAATGGCGCAGCTGTCGCCGCAAGAAGCCGACGCCGCCTCGCTGGCATTTCTGGAGAAGGCGCGCCAGCATCTGCAAATGTTTGGCCGTTCGCCGTACACGGAAATGCTGCTGCCGCAACTGTACCAGCGCCCGCCCGTGCTGAACGCCTTCAACATTGGCATGTGGCAGCAGCAGTGGCCGCAGCTGACCGCCGGCTTCATAGCGAGCGCCAATCAACAGGCAGTCGCTGCACaagccgccgccgccgctgcagcAGCGGCCAACGCATGCCGCACGCCACCACCACCCCCGCCATCGTCCATCATGGTTGGCGTGCCACCGCCGCCACCGGCCACTACACCCTCCTCGTCCGGTTCGGCCTCGCCGGATATGCGTATTAGGCACTTTCAGCGCTACAGCCCGTATCAGGTGCCGCatccacagcaacaacagcagcaagtgCCGCAGCAGCCGCCGCCACTAACGCGCTCGCCTCCACTATGA
- the LOC105229376 gene encoding T-box protein H15 isoform X2: protein MLLSNSSSEAQQQQQTASASSPQTHFRQQKLHDNQHHQSQQERRNFANNNNNNNYYYHNEKHNLNYLPANVTQQVPTPASASASSKSTPTTAAAAAVAAAAAAATLLLNQSGVFATTADAATRTATATTNIINGNSSVGATDFSIAAIMARGANASSREPSERSLSPLSVEPYPEPDDDVDVDVDVVDCSDSESPSGRAMRAHHRHQLQQQHLPQAHHKLQRHAHHSQHSASVSNGDSTGVQQQQARRSSSRGRASPQSPNSSTANDEDRLSPEPAQSAPKIVGSCNCDELLPVQCHLETKELWDKFHELGTEMIITKTGRRMFPTVRVSFSGPLRQIQPPDRYAVVLDVVPMDSRRYRYAYHRSSWLVAGKADPPPPARLYPHPDCPISVEALRKQVVSFEKVKLTNNEMDKNGQIVLNSMHRYQPRIHLVRLAHGQNIPTNPKDLQELDHKTFVFPETVFTAVTAYQNQLITKLKIDSNPFAKGFRDSSRLTDFDRDPMDSFLLEQHLRSPLRFFPDPLMAQLSPQEADAASLAFLEKARQHLQMFGRSPYTEMLLPQLYQRPPVLNAFNIGMWQQQWPQLTAGFIASANQQAVAAQAAAAAAAAANACRTPPPPPPSSIMVGVPPPPPATTPSSSGSASPDMRIRHFQRYSPYQVPHPQQQQQQVPQQPPPLTRSPPL from the exons ATGCTTCTGAGCAACAGCTCGTCTgaagcacagcaacaacaacaaaccgcaTCAGCGTCATCGCCGCAAACCCACTTTAGACAGCAGAAGCTGCACGATAATCAACACCACCAGAGTCAACAGGAAAGACGAAATTtcgccaacaataacaataacaacaactactactacCATAACGAAAAGCATAATCTGAATTATTTGCCCGCTAACGTGACACAACAGGTCCCGACACCAGCGTCAGCCTCAGCATCATCGAAATCCACACCCACCaccgctgccgccgccgccgtgGCAGCAGCCGCTGCAGCTGCCACATTGTTGTTAAACCAATCTGGCGTTTTCGCAACAACTGCCGACGCGGCAACTAGAACAGCGACAGCCACCACAAATATCATCAACGGTAATTCCAGTGTCGGCGCCACGGATTTCTCAATCGCTGCGATAATGGCGCGAGGCGCGAACGCCTCGAGCCGCGAACCATCCGAAAGGAGCTTGA GTCCGCTTTCGGTGGAACCCTATCCCGAGCCAGACGATGACGTCGATGTGGATGTGGACGTGGTGGACTGTAGCGACTCCGAGTCGCCGTCGGGGCGCGCAATGCGTGCCCATCACCGCCATCAGTTGCAGCAACAGCACCTGCCACAGGCGCACCACAAACTACAACGGCACGCGCACCACAGTCAGCATAGCGCCAGTGTTAGTAACGGTGATAGCACCGgtgtacaacaacagcaagcaagGCGTAGCAGCAGTCGGGGGCGTGCTTCACCGCAGAGCCCCAACAGCTCCACCGCGAACGACGAGGATCGCCTGTCGCCGGAGCCCGCGCAG TCTGCACCGAAAATTGTTGGCTCCTGCAACTGTGATGAGCTGCTGCCGGTGCAATGTCACCTGGAGACGAAGGAACTGTGGGACAAGTTCCACGAATTGGGCACTGAGATGATAATCACCAAAACGGGGAG ACGTATGTTTCCCACCGTGCGCGTCAGCTTCTCAGGCCCTCTGCGTCAGATACAACCACCCGACCGTTACGCTGTGGTGTTGGATGTTGTGCCGATGGATTCACGACGCTATCGATATGCTTATCACCGCTCATCATGGCTAGTTGCGGGCAAAGCGGATCCACCGCCGCCAGCGCGGCTTTATCCACATCCCGATTGTCCCATAAGTGTGGAGGCGCTGAGAAAGCAAGTGGTCTCCTTCGAGAAAGTGAAACTGACAAATAACGAAATGGACAAAAATGGGCAG ATCGTACTGAACTCCATGCACCGTTACCAGCCGCGCATACATCTAGTGCGGCTCGCCCATGGGCAGAATATACCCACAAACCCGAAGGACCTGCAGGAGCTGGACCACAAAACTTTCGTTTTTCCGGAGACGGTATTCACAGCGGTCACGGCTTACCAAAATCAATTAATCACAAAGTTGAAAATCGACTCAAACCCATTCGCAAAGGGATTTCGTGACTCTTCGCGTCTGACGGACTTTGATCG CGACCCCATGGACTCATTTTTGCTCGAGCAGCACCTGCGCTCGCCGCTGCGCTTCTTTCCCGACCCGTTAATGGCGCAGCTGTCGCCGCAAGAAGCCGACGCCGCCTCGCTGGCATTTCTGGAGAAGGCGCGCCAGCATCTGCAAATGTTTGGCCGTTCGCCGTACACGGAAATGCTGCTGCCGCAACTGTACCAGCGCCCGCCCGTGCTGAACGCCTTCAACATTGGCATGTGGCAGCAGCAGTGGCCGCAGCTGACCGCCGGCTTCATAGCGAGCGCCAATCAACAGGCAGTCGCTGCACaagccgccgccgccgctgcagcAGCGGCCAACGCATGCCGCACGCCACCACCACCCCCGCCATCGTCCATCATGGTTGGCGTGCCACCGCCGCCACCGGCCACTACACCCTCCTCGTCCGGTTCGGCCTCGCCGGATATGCGTATTAGGCACTTTCAGCGCTACAGCCCGTATCAGGTGCCGCatccacagcaacaacagcagcaagtgCCGCAGCAGCCGCCGCCACTAACGCGCTCGCCTCCACTATGA
- the LOC125778127 gene encoding uncharacterized protein LOC125778127, which yields MLNKSVLTVVLLGITLVILVHSKIDFTNVKCISFDNSTMYFDICLLKSVNRTYKYLTISARLPRKQPTNDIKVNFAMLRKENGYKPFLYNITIDACKYLRTRNNPVIRFAHQFFEKYSTINRTCPYGQQDEVVDKLPVSHINNLVTNVLPSPLGDYVYQLTFYLYGKKLAIVKVYASLMK from the exons atgttgAACAAATCGGTACTAACGGTGGTTTTACTCGGCATTACTTTGGTT ATTCTCGTACATTCGAAGATTGATTTCACGAATGTTAAATGCATTTCCTTCGATAATTCTACCATGTACTTCGATATCTGCTTATTAAAGTCCGTTAATCGcacctacaaatatttaacgaTAAGTGCTAGACTCCCAAGAAAGCAACCCACTAACGACATAAAG gtGAATTTTGCGATGCTGCGAAAGGAAAACGGCTACAAACCCTTTCTATATAACATAACCATTGATGCCTGTAAATATCTGAGAACGCGCAACAACCCCGTCATTCGCTTCGCACATCAGTTTTTCGAGAAGTACTCCACCATCAATAGAACCTGCCCCTATGGACAG CAGGATGAAGTGGTGGATAAGCTCCCAGTTTCCCACATCAACAATTTAGTTACAAACGTGCTTCCGTCCCCTCTCGGAGATTATGTTTATCAATTGACCTTTTATTTATATGGTAAAAAGTTGGCTATTGTAAAGGTGTATGCCTCTCTCATGAAATAA
- the LOC105229377 gene encoding uncharacterized protein LOC105229377 — protein MDFTNIKCISFDNSTLYFDICLLKSVNRTYKYLTISARLPRKQPTNDIKVNFAMLRKENGYKPFLYNITIDACKYMRTRNNPVIRFAHQFFEKYSTINRTCPYGQQDELLDKLPVFHVNNLMTNVLPYPHGDYAYQITFYLYNSKLLIVTVYGSLKSQLLGYALSG, from the exons ATGGATTTCAcgaatattaaatgcatttccTTCGATAATTCTACCTTGTACTTCGATATCTGTTTATTAAAGTCCGTTAATCGcacctacaaatatttaacgaTAAGTGCTAGACTCCCTAGAAAGCAACCCACTAACGACATAAAg gtGAATTTTGCCATGCTGCGAAAGGAAAACGGCTACAAACCCTTTCTATATAACATAACCATTGATGCCTGTAAATATATGAGAACGCGCAACAACCCCGTAATTCGCTTCGCACATCAGTTTTTCGAGAAGTACTCCACCATCAATAGAACCTGCCCCTATGGACAG CAGGATGAACTGCTGGATAAGCTCCCAGTTTTTCACGTCAACAATTTAATGACAAACGTGCTTCCATATCCCCACGGAGATTATGCTTACCAAATTACTTTctatttatataattcaaaGTTGCTTATAGTAACGGTATATGGCTCATTAAA AAGTCAGCTACTTGGTTATGCTCTCAGCGGTTAA